The following proteins are encoded in a genomic region of Rattus rattus isolate New Zealand chromosome 2, Rrattus_CSIRO_v1, whole genome shotgun sequence:
- the LOC116894614 gene encoding vomeronasal type-2 receptor 116-like — protein sequence MFTMIFLFLLLNIPLLMVDFIHPRCFWRMKQNEDKDGNLGTGCAFFLQSVHWPVEKEHYSDIFNIQMHNENHKYALALAFAICEINRNPDLLPNMSLIFEFTRDACDWESQLNSVIQSSLKNHNILPNYICKEFTKCPMALTGLNWTTTLKLHTILNNFISQQFLQVTYGHFHPVLSDNEKFPYLYQMASDDKSLALALVSFIIHFGWNWVGLAISNNDQGIQFLSYLRREMEKGTVCFAFVNMIPVNMHLYMSRAEMYYNQIMTSSTNVVILYGYADSTLALSFRMWESLGIEKIWVTNSLWAATLSKKDHTFDNLYGTYAFGQHHGEISGFKNFVQTLNPAKYSDEHLAKLEWMYFNCEVSASKCKTLKNCSSNHSLEWLMVHTLDIAFTGGSYDIYNAVYSFAHALHEMTFQMFDNLPKDNGREHNYSCKKLCSILRKTSFTNPVGDRVNMNQRHKQKEEYDIFYIWNFPQGLGIKVKIGMFSLYFPSGQQLHLSEDVLEWAKGSAQMPTSACSADCGPGFRKSWKNGMATCCFHCKLCPENEISNETNVDVCARCPEDQYANIKQNRCIPKAVVFLSYEEPLGMALSLISLGFSVFTIVLLGVIVKHHNTPIVKANNRTLTYILLISLIFCFLCPLLFIGHPNSTICILQQITFGVVFTVSVSTVLAKTITVILAFKVTASQRMMKYFLVSRVPNYIIPTFTLFQVILCAVWLGASPPSVDIDAKSEHGHIIIACHKGSVTTFYCVLGYLGTLAFGSFTLAFFSRNLPGAFNEAKSITFSMLVFCSVWVTFIPVYHSTKGKIMVAVEIFSTLASSAGMLGCIFVPKCYTILFREDQNSLVMIRMKSSSHAHIS from the exons ATGTTCAccatgattttccttttcttgctccTGAATATTCCACTTTTAATGGTTGATTTTATTCATCCCAGATGCTTTTGGAGAATGAAGCAGAATGAAGACAAGGATGGAAACCTGGGAACAGGGTGTGCCTTCTTTCTTCAATCAGTACACTGGCCTGTGGAGAAAGAGCATTACAGTGACATTTTCAATATACA AATGCATAATGAAAACCACAAGTATGCTCTGGCTTTGGCTTTTGCGATATGTGAAATCAACAGGAACCCTGATCTTTTGCCAAATATGTCTCTAATATTTGAATTCACAAGAGATGCTTGTGATTGGGAATCTCAATTAAACAGTGTTATTCAATCTagtttaaaaaatcataatattCTGCCTAATTATATCTGTAAAGAATTTACCAAGTGTCCAATGGCACTTACAGGACTAAATTGGACAACAACTCTTAAACTTCATACCATCCTAAACAACTTCATATCTCAGCAG TTCCTTCAGGTTACTTATGGACATTTTCATCCTGTCTTGAGTGATAATGAAAAATTTCCCTATCTATATCAGATGGCTTCTGATGATAAATCTCTAGCCCTTGCTCTGGTCTCCTTCATAATTCATTTCGGTTGGAACTGGGTAGGGTTGGCCATCTCAAACAATGATCAAGGTATCCAATTTCTGTCCTATTtgagaagagagatggaaaaaGGTACAGTCTGTTTTGCCTTTGTCAACATGATTCCAGTCAATATGCATTTATACATGTCAAGAGCTGAAATGTATTACAATCAAATCATGACATCATCCACAAATGTTGTTATCCTTTATGGTTATGCAGACAGTACTTTAGCTCTGAGCTTTAGAATGTGGGAATCTCTAGGTATAGAGAAAATATGGGTCACCAACTCACTGTGGGCTGCCACTCTTAGTAAGAAAGATCACACATTTGATAACTTGTATGGGACTTATGCTTTTGGACAACACCATGGTGagatttctggttttaaaaatttTGTCCAGACATTGAACCCTGCCAAATACTCAGATGAACATCTGGCAAAGTTGGAATGGATGTATTTTAACTGTGAAGTATCAGCATCTAAGTGTAAGACACTGAAGAACTGCTCATCCAATCACTCATTGGAATGGCTAATGGTACATACTTTAGACATTGCCTTTACTGGAGGGAGTTATGACATATACAATGCTGTGTATTCTTTTGCCCATGCACTCCATGAGATGACTTTTCAAATGTTTGATAATCTGCCTAAGGACAATGGCAGAGAACACAATTATAGCTGCAAGAAG CTGTGTTCCATTCTAAGGAAGACCTCCTTCACTAATCCTGTTGGGGACAGAGTGAATATGAACCAAAGacacaaacagaaggaagagtaTGACATTTTTTACATTTGGAATTTTCCACAGGGTCTTGGAATTAAAGTTAAAATAGGAATGTTTAGTCTATATTTTCCAAGTGGTCAACAGCTACATTTATCTGAAGATGTGTTAGAGTGGGCAAAAGGAAGTGCACAG ATGCCGACTTCTGCATGCAGTGCTGATTGTGGTCCTGGGTTTAGAAAATCTTGGAAGAATGGAATGGCAACATGCTGTTTTCATTGCAAACTCTgcccagaaaatgaaatttctaatgaGACAA atgtggatgtgtgtgcccGATGTCCAGAGGACCAATATGCTAACATAAAGCAGAATCGCTGCATTCCTAAAGCTGTTGTATTTCTCAGCTATGAAGAACCATTGGGGATGGCACTTTCCTTAATCTCCTTGGGCTTCTCTGTATTCACAATTGTACTTCTTGGAGTCATTGTAAAGCACCACAATACTCCCATTGTTAAGGCCAATAACCGCACTCTCACCTACATCTTGCTTATCTCACTtatcttttgtttcctctgtccCTTGCTCTTCATTGGTCATCCAAACTCAACCATCTGTATCCTGCAACAAATCACATTTGGAGTTGTAtttactgtttctgtttccactgtGTTGGCCAAAACAATTACTGTCATTCTGGCATTCAAAGTCACAGCCTCACAAAGAATGATGAAGTACTTTCTTGTTTCACGGGTACCTAACTACATCATTCCCACCTTTACTCTCTTCCAAGTTATTCTATGTGCAGTCTGGCTGGgagcttctcctccttctgttgATATTGATGCAAAATCTGAGCATGGACACATCATTATTGCTTGCCATAAGGGTTCAGTCACTACCTTTTACTGTGTTCTGGGATACTTGGGTACCCTGGCCTTTGGGAGCTTTACTCTGGCTTTCTTTTCCAGAAACCTTCCTGGTGCCTTTAATGAAGCCAAATCCATAACATTCAGCATGCTGgtgttctgcagtgtctgggtcACTTTCATCCCTGTTTACCATAGCACCAAAGGCAAGATCATGGTGGCTGTGGAGATCTTCTCCACTCTGGCCTCCAGTGCAGGGATGTTGGGATGCATCTTTGTTCCCAAATGTTACACAATATTGTTTAGAGAAGACCAAAATTCTCTTGTTATGATCAGAATGAAATCATCTTCCCATGCACACATTTcataa